A stretch of DNA from Bacillus sp. NP157:
AAGCAGCTGGGCGCCCAGTCGCGCCTCCAGCGCGGCGACCTGCTTGCTGACCGTGGATTGCGACACCCCCAGAGCGGCTGCGGCACGGGAGAAGCTACCCGTATCGGCTACCCGGATGAAGAGTTCCATGACGCCGAGTTTGTCCACGCCAGCCTATCCGTCCGGGCCCGGTGGCCGTCGCCGCCACCTTAGCAAAACCACCGCGCATAGGACTTATTCGATCCCGGTGCGCCCCTCGGCAAGGCGCGGCGTATCGTCCTTCACCAGAGCAGGAACCCCTTACCCGAGGCTACACACCATGATCGACGAACACGGCCCGCACTATTTTGTCGCCTTCCAGACGCCCGGCCCGAACTGGGTCCCCGGCGTGAAGTACAACGAACAACCCGAATTCATGAGCCATGTGGGCTACATGAACCAGATGCAGGAGGCCGGCCAGACCATCCTGAGCGGCCCCTTCATGACCAGGGCGGGTGGCCTGGCAGGTGAGCTGGAAGACGGTGGCATGACCATCTTCAAGGCTGCCGACCTGGACGAGGCCATCCGCATCGGCAATGACGATCCCTCGGTGAAATCCGGAATGCTGAACGTCGACGTGAAGATGTTCTGGGT
This window harbors:
- a CDS encoding YciI family protein, whose product is MIDEHGPHYFVAFQTPGPNWVPGVKYNEQPEFMSHVGYMNQMQEAGQTILSGPFMTRAGGLAGELEDGGMTIFKAADLDEAIRIGNDDPSVKSGMLNVDVKMFWVPFHA